The following DNA comes from Henckelia pumila isolate YLH828 unplaced genomic scaffold, ASM3356847v2 CTG_461:::fragment_3, whole genome shotgun sequence.
TCTAAACAACAAATCATTCAATattcaaaagaaataaaataaaataacatttgAAATCTGTGATGTCCCATACCTCAGCCAGATAAAAAATCTTTCCAAAAAGAGCTTGTACGGCGAGTTTTCTTTTGAAACCCCTTTCAGAATATCCAGACATATCCATGACAACAGGACCTAAAAATGCAGGCACATTCTATATCAGTGAGTGAACCCCTTGGATATATTCTTTaaaatttgttcttattttCTCAGAGCAAAAAATCTattcttgctcgatcggtaattcaattgtttaaaagaaattttatcTTCAATTACACAAGAAAATTAGCTCAGTTTCAGAGCAGTGATTCAAGTTGCTTAAGGCAGTTTTATCTTCTACACGCACAAAATGTGAGATCAGGTACATGAACTACTAAAGTTGCGGCATTCACATCTTCAAATTACAAAGTTTACTTTGTAAAATAAAACTaatgaaattatacaaaaatTTTACGCTCGATTGGTTTTACAATAGTAAAAAGGAGGATCTTTTTAACCAAAATAATTGACAGAGTTCTAAGCTACCTTTTTCTGCCACGATTCTTTTTGAAATCTCATTCAGAATTCCAGCCACTTGGGAATCATCCAACATTGATTTCGCCCTGAGCTGGATCAAATTTGCTATCAAATCTGGATTAAAAGGCTTCTCATTCAATACGTACCGAATGTATTTGCGTAATATCTCCTCCATGTTAAAACCTGTCTGGAAATACAACAATGTGGTCAGATCAAGTGGTGTTCTACAAGGAacaaaaggaaagaaaaaaaatgggaAACACATGCGACTCATTATAAATCAACAATGTGAGGAATCATGCAACACTGATAGCAAGAACAAATGGAAAGCATAAATTGTAGGATTAGCAAAATCTGCCAAATTGTGGTGCAAGAATAACTCATAATCCCGTAGCAGCATCTCAGAAGTGATATCTTCTACCATAACTATTCCTCTACCTGCTGCCTCTCCCAAACAAATAAAGTTACACATATATGCAATAATATATCATTGGTTTTCATTTCTTTCCCgtgaaattttcaaataaaaatgttGACCAAATCTGTATACCCCAAATTTCTTCACGAAATTATAGAATCATGATGATGATCATCCCCAAGCCAATGTTCCAGGAGCAGATGGTATTTTCTTCACTCGTAATTTTATATCATTCACTTTTTCCGTCTTTTATTAAACTTCATTTGACTCCAGACTTCTTCAATctttcccaaaaatatactaGCATATTAAATGTTACCCTAAATAAATCTGAAAGAATGCGCGCATGAAGACAACAAAGATTTCCAACAATTCAATCTATATatttcatacaattatgtcatGAAAGTTCACCTGATAATCATTTTTAATAGAAAATTTTTGCAACATTATAGCCAATAAAATGGTTTACAGCATAGATTAACATTTTGCACAAAACTCGGAGCGAGATGACATGCCATGGATCAAACTCTATGATGTTAAACTAATTAAGATGCCTGGGTTGAGTGAAGCTAAAGAATCTCAAATAAGACTTTTGACCCCATGGTGTGAGTTATTCTAAAGTTATCGTCAAAAGAGAAACAGAGGTTAATGAATAACTCACGGTACTCACCTTTTGTGCCAGTTCCATTAAAGCTGATGGGCCTGCTTCATTGATTCCCTTCTCAAACAGCTCATCTATAGATTTGCAAAGCAGAGCATTTTTATTGACCTGAAAAAAATATAACTCGTCCAGTTACCAatcatgtattttttttgtGGGTTTAAACTTATTTCTGGGGCAGAAAAACACATTAGGAAACATTTTGCACTACTGCAAGATTAAAGCACAAAAATGAATGCTCCAACACATATAATTCACAAAATCAGAGCAAGGAACACTACGGAAAAAAGCTAGAAGAGGCAAGGGGGTAGTAAACTGACCAATTTGCGGCGCTTCTCCCGCGGGGAATTGAACTTTCGGACAGTCTTAACAAAGGCAATTACAAAAGTGATGCCGACATAGGCCAACGGAACAGCCAGGATCCATGGAAGGGTGCTACTACCGATACGCGGCCCTGGAATGGCCTGAGTGACGGAGCCAGTGAATTCCACCAAATCCAGAGCCTTATCCTGTATCCACGGCAGCTCCTCCTCTACTTCCTCTTCCTCCCCCTCCGCCAGTTCATTCTTCTTAGTGGGAATACTGGTGTCGTTAGACTTGCTTGGGGATGCTTTCGCTATCAAATAACGATTGGGCTTCGTTCTCGACAATGAAACGAGAAAAGGATACGAGGATTTGGGAAACAATGCACGGGGATTGATCGAACGAGAAACTCTGTTGGTGGAATTGTAACAAGAGCTGCAGCAAGTGTAAAGGGTTGCCATGATTGTAAAATGGAGAAATGGAAGAACAGTGGTTGACCCTGGTTTGAGCGGAATCAATGGATGGCGACTGCGGCGGATGCGGCGGCGGCGGTTGCCAGCCTTGGGATTGCCGCTACACGGAGGCTCAGGTGGAAAGGGTTTTTGCAGAAGTCGATGGATGAAAGGGAAGGGGCTGTGTTGTGGTAAAAACAATTGGAATTCCAAGTTATTCAACGACTGTAAATTATTGTtgatgttttatttgaattaacaCGATTTGGTGAAGCTTTAGttgaaattataattatattattatataacttTATtcgtaaatattttttttgtttttcaactTGTCATATATAAAAGttaaaatttaacaaaaaaaattaaagctgGGAGGTACATGATAATAGAAATTTtagtttaaaataaattaaaatgaatATAAACCGGATATGTTGAATACTctacattaaatttaaaaagattttAATTAACATTTAGTTAaaagattattttttattatctaGAGAGTAGATTTCAACATTTAGGTAGTAGCATGCACATATAGTAAAACACACTACAAACTTCAAATttcaagtttaaaaaaaaaaattgtaatttttaataaaatataattttttaactaaATGTTAATTAGtcttttaaatttgatatagagtattatgtaattttttaaaaattcagaaattttgttaaaaaaaactaCCGAAATTAAAAGAATGTGTTATTAAAGGTAGTAGGATGAACTAGGGGCGACAAAAATTTTCCAAATCCCGACCCTTCCCGAATCCCATTCCATTTTCGTCCCAAAAAAATCCCAACCCAAAATTTTTCCGACCCAAACTTTTGGAATTTTTTCCATCCCGATTAATATTGGAAGAGGGATCgggaataaaaccttatcccTATGAGATTTTCGACCCGTctcgaaataatataataatatattttattaataactttgttaatataataagctaaatattattaggtttcatctcatataacacttaattgtggacttaattcgcataatttttattgttggaacgatcaaattgtaaaatcatgaaataacattttatttttgtgaatttttttaaaattaattaataatttaattaattcatatttataattatctaattagaacaaatatgtagaacaaGACTCAAGAGATTAATTTGAAAACCTATTTAACTaaatttatttagtaattgtatgcgaacattttattaataattatccgatacatttttttcttaacaaaacctTGAATCATTATCgagaatattttaatattatatgttttaagttgaatatttatttttatttatgaatatAAGTTTCTATATAGTATATTTAATAACATaatcacatttttttatttgtttgaacgaaattttgaatatgaaaaaaaattcgggattTTCTCTCCTTatccgacgggatcccgaacatcGGGTTCCGAAATGTTTCGGGTACGGGATCGGgtgaaaaaaaaagttttttaatttttttcgggACGAAAATTGGGTAGGTAATTTAtgggacgggtcccgaccctattccacccctaGGATGAACATATAAATAAAACACACAACAAGCTTTATACAACTAAATAAATGTTTATGATaacaattttaatttatataatttaattaatcatatatcaatttttaacaatttattaaatattttatctaaaaaaattttaataaattttttaaactattaaaacaaaaaatatgaaGACAACGTAAGTAAAAATTGTgaacaaaattttacaaaaaaaaatgtgttcaaaaaaaatatttaaaaaacaaataagaTAAAACTGCTGGTCATGGGACCCACGCGGCCAGCAGCTTACGTGCGCGTGGCGCACAGAAATGGGAACTTTCGTGTGTTTTGGGGAGAGTATTGTCACTCTCCCCCAAACTTTTCAAGGAGGTACAAATTTGAACATGGTTCATATATTTgaacaatgtttttttttttaaaacatgagggttcatttttttttgttcaaattTTGAACCTAAAAAATAAACATCCATTGGAGGTTCCTAAGGGGACTGTAAATTTGTGTTGATGTTTTATGTGGATTAACACGATCTGGTGAAAGCGGTTTATTTCAACCTACCTTTATAGGCATTACCCACATGATAGATCTAAGGGTCCTCATTTATCAATACACGCGGGAtccactaaaaaataatggaCCCCACATTTATTGTTAAATGTCCACTGTTAGATCTACCTCAAGGCAGTGCCTGTATAGGTAGGATCTCACTTACCGGTGAAAGCTTAGTTGAAATTATAATTACTAGTATTCCGTCCGTGTGATGAACgaaatgttatttttatgtaattaGTGGTAATAATTAATAAGTATGagtgtttgaataaataattaaaaaaaacaaataaattaag
Coding sequences within:
- the LOC140871788 gene encoding uncharacterized protein isoform X2, producing MATLYTCCSSCYNSTNRVSRSINPRALFPKSSYPFLVSLSRTKPNRYLIAKASPSKSNDTSIPTKKNELAEGEEEEVEEELPWIQDKALDLVEFTGSVTQAIPGPRIGSSTLPWILAVPLAYVGITFVIAFVKTVRKFNSPREKRRKLVNKNALLCKSIDELFEKGINEAGPSALMELAQKTGFNMEEILRKYIRYVLNEKPFNPDLIANLIQLRAKSMLDDSQVAGILNEISKRIVAEKGPVVMDMSGYSERGFKRKLAVQALFGKIFYLAEWGCREA
- the LOC140871788 gene encoding uncharacterized protein isoform X1, whose amino-acid sequence is MATLYTCCSSCYNSTNRVSRSINPRALFPKSSYPFLVSLSRTKPNRYLIAKASPSKSNDTSIPTKKNELAEGEEEEVEEELPWIQDKALDLVEFTGSVTQAIPGPRIGSSTLPWILAVPLAYVGITFVIAFVKTVRKFNSPREKRRKLVNKNALLCKSIDELFEKGINEAGPSALMELAQKTGFNMEEILRKYIRYVLNEKPFNPDLIANLIQLRAKSMLDDSQVAGILNEISKRIVAEKGPVVMDMSGYSERGFKRKLAVQALFGKIFYLAELPEFCAKDSSLTVKEIFGVADGDVEKLRLHTVSDVGDLDSLEKMIDDDSDTEDSSNKSSELP